One part of the Clarias gariepinus isolate MV-2021 ecotype Netherlands chromosome 24, CGAR_prim_01v2, whole genome shotgun sequence genome encodes these proteins:
- the LOC128512025 gene encoding trichohyalin-like isoform X2 translates to MKMKNSALQTELKAALKSLEHKDQQLEDYKRQIENKDTELRNREKIIEEKDTQLKDTNTTLEKTSKELEERDRALHERDQQLKLKDTQIQETQIQVEEKDNRLVEKEKELNEKNEELKILKERLETNEKTLSERDAVLMETNNKLQHVTEQVKEKISQLENMNKLLSEKETQIKNTDKELETSKNKLETLGQELQDEKRQLEEMMIVLEQQKTELTEKNKQLRERERLLTERERQLMERDKCLTENQQMLQMKDKTLEKKDTLLREVKEELDRTNHMLEENQSQLKEKERQLESVMKELDTSKTKLKEGHKELQEKEKLLNESTDALNMKNKTLEEKDTLLREVKDELGKTKRTLEENQTQLKDKERQLESVETCKNKLTERDKQLKEKERLLEEKTKQLQEQTDPEPSAPIRRRNSKETLPPYMSGETQDSAAPIRRRNSMEAIRPSLGGESCSPHSPVSVPVAELRLVLLGRTGSGKSAAGNTILSREERNQAATSTSTSTSTQQSESTQGEVAGRKVTVVDTPDWFSPGLSMEKLRQDVELCVQKSAPGPHAFLLVIPVKQPTAEERGMLEKMEDIFGERCWRNSMIIFSVTDELQKKNIEEFIHTGDQEVQRLVEKCENRFYCLNIKESGDGSQVSELLEKIEKMVEGSREKFYSSEIYLETEAQIRVLETKILREREEKRMREEIEVKEKIDNEVQDSLRKMEGIIQEHEGHIRQLNDRTTELERKMKEERNEEKKKELERELKREVARRAEMEEKVKKLKEKRERERREMEERHQQEMEEIREVYEGEVRMETERNLMKIILPELQRNILASKTKMQEEFSRQMEEKNRELETLKEKLSDLTETHNVLEEVYEKTVRSSSESERAAVTGEASKGISQKFKEFFH, encoded by the exons atgaaaatgaagaactcGGCTCTACagactg AACTGAAGGCAGCATTAAAATCACTGGAACATAAAGACCAACAGCTGGAGGATTATAAAAGACAAATAGAGAATAAAGATACAGAactgagaaacagagagaaaatcaTAGAGGAGAAAGACACACAACTCAAAGATACAAATACAACACTAGAGAAGACGAGTAAAGAGctagaggagagagacagagctctACATGAGAGAGATCAACAACTGAAACTGaaagacacacagatacagGAGACACAAATACAAGTGGAGGAAAAGGACAACAGACTTgtggagaaggagaaagaattaaatgagaaaaatgaaGAGCTGAAGATTCTAAAAGAACGTTTAGAGACTAATGAGAAGACTCTTTCTGAGAGAGACGCAGTGTTGAtggaaacaaataataaacttcAACATGTTACTGAACAAGTTAAAGAGAAAATCTCACAACTGGAGAATATGAACAAACTGCTgagtgagaaagaaacacagatAAAGAACACAGATAAAGAGCTGGAAACCAGTaaaaacaaactggagacactgggacAGGAGCTGCAGGATGAGAAGAGACAACTAGAGGAGATGATGATCGTACTGGAGCAACAGAAAACTgagttaacagaaaaaaacaaacagcttagagagagagagagacttctaactgagagagagagacagctaaTGGAGAGAGACAAATGCCTAACAGAAAATCAACAAATGCTTCAGATGAAGGACAAGACACTGGAAAAGAAGGACACACTGCTCAGAGAGGTGAAAGAAGAATTAGATAGAACAAATCACATGTTAGAAGAAAATCAGTCTCAgttgaaagagaaagaaagacaactgGAGAGTGTAATGAAAGAGCTAGACACcagtaaaaccaaactgaaGGAGGGACACAAAGAGCTGCAGGAGAAAGAGAAACTTTTAAATGAGAGTACTGATGCACTTAacatgaagaataaaacactggaAGAGAAGGACACACTGCTCAGAGAGGTGAAAGATGAACTGGGGAAAACAAAGAGGACATTAGAGGAGAATCAGACTCAGttgaaagacaaagagagacaactggagagtgtggaaacctgtaaaaacaaactaacTGAACGAGACAAACAGCttaaggagaaagagagacttcTAGAGGAGAAAACAAAGCAGCTGCAGGAACAGACAGATCCAGAACCATCAGCTCCCATcaggagaagaaacagcaaGGAGACGTTACCTCCATATA TGAGTGGAGAGACTCAGGACTCAGCAGCACCAatcaggagaagaaacagtATGGAGGCAATTCGTCCTTCAT TAGGTGGAGAATCGTGTAGTCCACATTCTCCAGTGTCGGTTCCTGTAGCAGAACTGAGGCTGGTGCTGCTGGGGAGGACGGGGTCTGGGAAGAGTGCAGCAGGAAACACCATCCTGAGCAGAGAGGAGAGGAACCAGGCTgctacatctacatctacatctacatccACCCAGCAGAGTGAGAGCACACAGGGGGAGGTGGCTGGGAGGAAGGTGACTGTGGTGGACACTCCTGACTGGTTCTCTCCTGGACTCTCTATGGAGAAGCTGAGACAGGACGTTGAACTCTGCGTCCAGAAGTCTGCTCCAGGACCCCATGCCTTCCTCCTGGTCATACCTGTAAAGCAGCCTACAGCAGAGGAGAGAGGGATGCTAGAGAAAATGGAGGATATTTTTGGAGAGAGATGTTGGAGAAACAGCATGATCATATTCAGTGTTACTGATGAACTTCAAAAGAAGAACATTGAGGAGTTTATCCATACAGGAGACCAGGAGGTCCAGAGACTAGTGGAGAAATGTGAGAACAGGTTTTACTGTCTCAACATTAAGGAGAGTGGAGATGGTTCTCAGGTCTCAGAGCTGCTGGAGAAGATAGAGAAGATGGTGGAAGGAAGCAGAGAGAAATTCTACAGCAGTGAGATCTACCTGGAGACAGAAGCTCAGATTAGAGTGTTGGAGACTAAGATCCTGagggaaagagaagagaaaaggatGAGAGAGGAGATTGAAGTGAAGGAAAAAATAGATAACGAGGTGCAGGACTCTCTGAGAAAAATGGAAGGAATAATCCAGGAGCATGAAGGACACATCAGACAACTGAATGACCGAACAACTGAACTGGAGAGAAAGATGAAAGAAGagagaaatgaagagaaaaagaaagaacttgAGAGGGAGCTGAAACGAGAGGTAGCTCGAAGGgcagaaatggaagaaaaggtgaagaaactaaaagaaaagagagaaagggagaggagagagatggaggagagGCACCAACAGGAGATGGAGGAGATCAGGGAGGTGTATGAAGGAGAGGTCAGgatggagacagagagaaacctcATGAAGATCATCCTGCCTGAACTCCAGAGAAACATTTTGGCCTCGAAAACAAAGATGCAGGAAGAGTTCAGCAGACAGATGGAGGAGAAGAACAGAGAGCTGGAGACTCTTAAAGAGAAACTTTCAGATCTCACAGAGACTCACAATGTGCTTGAAGAGGTTTATGAGAAAACTGTGAGAAGCAGCTCAGAGTCAGAGAGAGCCGCTGTAACAGGAGAAGCATCTAAGGGAATTTCTCAGAAATTTAAAGAATTCTTTCACTAA
- the LOC128512025 gene encoding trichohyalin-like isoform X1, with the protein MTNCTSLTSFPLFMNRHINCVMYRVTVQSCTKHLHFIIHCDRSKGIHRGERSESNKKWTEDERMKMKNSALQTELKAALKSLEHKDQQLEDYKRQIENKDTELRNREKIIEEKDTQLKDTNTTLEKTSKELEERDRALHERDQQLKLKDTQIQETQIQVEEKDNRLVEKEKELNEKNEELKILKERLETNEKTLSERDAVLMETNNKLQHVTEQVKEKISQLENMNKLLSEKETQIKNTDKELETSKNKLETLGQELQDEKRQLEEMMIVLEQQKTELTEKNKQLRERERLLTERERQLMERDKCLTENQQMLQMKDKTLEKKDTLLREVKEELDRTNHMLEENQSQLKEKERQLESVMKELDTSKTKLKEGHKELQEKEKLLNESTDALNMKNKTLEEKDTLLREVKDELGKTKRTLEENQTQLKDKERQLESVETCKNKLTERDKQLKEKERLLEEKTKQLQEQTDPEPSAPIRRRNSKETLPPYMSGETQDSAAPIRRRNSMEAIRPSLGGESCSPHSPVSVPVAELRLVLLGRTGSGKSAAGNTILSREERNQAATSTSTSTSTQQSESTQGEVAGRKVTVVDTPDWFSPGLSMEKLRQDVELCVQKSAPGPHAFLLVIPVKQPTAEERGMLEKMEDIFGERCWRNSMIIFSVTDELQKKNIEEFIHTGDQEVQRLVEKCENRFYCLNIKESGDGSQVSELLEKIEKMVEGSREKFYSSEIYLETEAQIRVLETKILREREEKRMREEIEVKEKIDNEVQDSLRKMEGIIQEHEGHIRQLNDRTTELERKMKEERNEEKKKELERELKREVARRAEMEEKVKKLKEKRERERREMEERHQQEMEEIREVYEGEVRMETERNLMKIILPELQRNILASKTKMQEEFSRQMEEKNRELETLKEKLSDLTETHNVLEEVYEKTVRSSSESERAAVTGEASKGISQKFKEFFH; encoded by the exons ATGACTAATTGTACATCCTTAACTAGCTTTCCTTTGTTTATGAACAGACACATAAACTGTGTTATGTACAGAGTAACAGTTCAAtcatgcacaaaacatttacactttatTATTCACTGTGACAGATCAAAGGGGATCCACAGAGGAGAGAGGAGCGAG AGTAACAAAAAATGGACAGAAGATgagagaatgaaaatgaagaactcGGCTCTACagactg AACTGAAGGCAGCATTAAAATCACTGGAACATAAAGACCAACAGCTGGAGGATTATAAAAGACAAATAGAGAATAAAGATACAGAactgagaaacagagagaaaatcaTAGAGGAGAAAGACACACAACTCAAAGATACAAATACAACACTAGAGAAGACGAGTAAAGAGctagaggagagagacagagctctACATGAGAGAGATCAACAACTGAAACTGaaagacacacagatacagGAGACACAAATACAAGTGGAGGAAAAGGACAACAGACTTgtggagaaggagaaagaattaaatgagaaaaatgaaGAGCTGAAGATTCTAAAAGAACGTTTAGAGACTAATGAGAAGACTCTTTCTGAGAGAGACGCAGTGTTGAtggaaacaaataataaacttcAACATGTTACTGAACAAGTTAAAGAGAAAATCTCACAACTGGAGAATATGAACAAACTGCTgagtgagaaagaaacacagatAAAGAACACAGATAAAGAGCTGGAAACCAGTaaaaacaaactggagacactgggacAGGAGCTGCAGGATGAGAAGAGACAACTAGAGGAGATGATGATCGTACTGGAGCAACAGAAAACTgagttaacagaaaaaaacaaacagcttagagagagagagagacttctaactgagagagagagacagctaaTGGAGAGAGACAAATGCCTAACAGAAAATCAACAAATGCTTCAGATGAAGGACAAGACACTGGAAAAGAAGGACACACTGCTCAGAGAGGTGAAAGAAGAATTAGATAGAACAAATCACATGTTAGAAGAAAATCAGTCTCAgttgaaagagaaagaaagacaactgGAGAGTGTAATGAAAGAGCTAGACACcagtaaaaccaaactgaaGGAGGGACACAAAGAGCTGCAGGAGAAAGAGAAACTTTTAAATGAGAGTACTGATGCACTTAacatgaagaataaaacactggaAGAGAAGGACACACTGCTCAGAGAGGTGAAAGATGAACTGGGGAAAACAAAGAGGACATTAGAGGAGAATCAGACTCAGttgaaagacaaagagagacaactggagagtgtggaaacctgtaaaaacaaactaacTGAACGAGACAAACAGCttaaggagaaagagagacttcTAGAGGAGAAAACAAAGCAGCTGCAGGAACAGACAGATCCAGAACCATCAGCTCCCATcaggagaagaaacagcaaGGAGACGTTACCTCCATATA TGAGTGGAGAGACTCAGGACTCAGCAGCACCAatcaggagaagaaacagtATGGAGGCAATTCGTCCTTCAT TAGGTGGAGAATCGTGTAGTCCACATTCTCCAGTGTCGGTTCCTGTAGCAGAACTGAGGCTGGTGCTGCTGGGGAGGACGGGGTCTGGGAAGAGTGCAGCAGGAAACACCATCCTGAGCAGAGAGGAGAGGAACCAGGCTgctacatctacatctacatctacatccACCCAGCAGAGTGAGAGCACACAGGGGGAGGTGGCTGGGAGGAAGGTGACTGTGGTGGACACTCCTGACTGGTTCTCTCCTGGACTCTCTATGGAGAAGCTGAGACAGGACGTTGAACTCTGCGTCCAGAAGTCTGCTCCAGGACCCCATGCCTTCCTCCTGGTCATACCTGTAAAGCAGCCTACAGCAGAGGAGAGAGGGATGCTAGAGAAAATGGAGGATATTTTTGGAGAGAGATGTTGGAGAAACAGCATGATCATATTCAGTGTTACTGATGAACTTCAAAAGAAGAACATTGAGGAGTTTATCCATACAGGAGACCAGGAGGTCCAGAGACTAGTGGAGAAATGTGAGAACAGGTTTTACTGTCTCAACATTAAGGAGAGTGGAGATGGTTCTCAGGTCTCAGAGCTGCTGGAGAAGATAGAGAAGATGGTGGAAGGAAGCAGAGAGAAATTCTACAGCAGTGAGATCTACCTGGAGACAGAAGCTCAGATTAGAGTGTTGGAGACTAAGATCCTGagggaaagagaagagaaaaggatGAGAGAGGAGATTGAAGTGAAGGAAAAAATAGATAACGAGGTGCAGGACTCTCTGAGAAAAATGGAAGGAATAATCCAGGAGCATGAAGGACACATCAGACAACTGAATGACCGAACAACTGAACTGGAGAGAAAGATGAAAGAAGagagaaatgaagagaaaaagaaagaacttgAGAGGGAGCTGAAACGAGAGGTAGCTCGAAGGgcagaaatggaagaaaaggtgaagaaactaaaagaaaagagagaaagggagaggagagagatggaggagagGCACCAACAGGAGATGGAGGAGATCAGGGAGGTGTATGAAGGAGAGGTCAGgatggagacagagagaaacctcATGAAGATCATCCTGCCTGAACTCCAGAGAAACATTTTGGCCTCGAAAACAAAGATGCAGGAAGAGTTCAGCAGACAGATGGAGGAGAAGAACAGAGAGCTGGAGACTCTTAAAGAGAAACTTTCAGATCTCACAGAGACTCACAATGTGCTTGAAGAGGTTTATGAGAAAACTGTGAGAAGCAGCTCAGAGTCAGAGAGAGCCGCTGTAACAGGAGAAGCATCTAAGGGAATTTCTCAGAAATTTAAAGAATTCTTTCACTAA